One genomic segment of Osmia bicornis bicornis chromosome 16, iOsmBic2.1, whole genome shotgun sequence includes these proteins:
- the LOC114871527 gene encoding uncharacterized protein LOC114871527 isoform X2 codes for MEWVEIIEPRTKEHMYANLTTGECVWDPPPGVPVKKTDNNQWWELFDQNTSRFYYYNATSQKTVWHRPSDCDIIPLAKLQTLKQNTEPASSSGIDSQKSGEPRRKESVSTQTQTPSISRLTRFNHQENSNLSSSLQSGNVNKTRTSSVGVDLQTSPPSPSPSSRRHHHHHHHHNNRHHRHHEVPTARRQHNHSQDSGRSSDSSVSHSRTSLESTGYRLLDSPHRHHHRPGGQVPGQAQSSPRQHSGTLEARGHKSGTLESVKNQKSVPLGEPPPLGLSLSTSTPIFKKKSFVDTQRESRTGNLELEKNKNGRESSRGSYGPEPSTSPYRDSLMESRIFRQEMPPYRPPEVQLSHSYKSQGEKYGSLVESSNRYHRDREREMHHRERVNSLDKTNTSAFYPSSMHPRNMNKQDNTGSIGRRHHGCSVSLSEANVRDMYGAMLAERNEPSKSLVRGASVLSNASKQRSIEVVEREREREREREREREKERERERERERERERERERERERERERERDREKEYRRNTACNNSLDCVSQPLARSYSFVQQQKQQQKLQQLHQQQQQQSRRRDRDDDSMHERYLISQSHEQPRQRLSSNTSSSNSSNSSSNSAVGEETEGLTEGDDSKKKRSNGNPSPPPSPFYGNLLSDADHLLPLQHYILQQAKLSGCYKFGDPLLVEEGDDSLDEEGGRGEGIGGRADDDSDDQFADDEAASNQGDSSSQEYLEDHYADLGNYDTAGLATYYNTADTLTRPQVRPPSPPIIASQAEIRESVTTARQPPLPAPTTITSVPSVGTGVDNTDIDEARRDDSAGGGDIEKYAQDNLNLNCGRPKGLRLLFRKKFSVRDILSWSKDPIPQPMLVVVDGEKLLKREACNLFRLVQVYMGDRKANVEMTLDSVAMDIVNTAFSKPPLRDELYVQICRQTTENPRKESLRRGWELMAVCLAFVPPSATFEPYLEGYMNRHRDSNFQFSEVAKWPIHVQVSHYATVACRRLQRIGAHGKRQPRKATIEDIVQARIQIFRASMFGATLSEVMALQRDRFPNRELPWIQTTLTRQVLARGGILTEGIFRVSADADEVSILKSYLDRFDDDNSPASQDAHAPASLLKLWVRELYEPLIPDSFYTECVSMRHDDVEASAVNVAALVDRLPDLNRRVLCHLIRFLQIFARPEVVARTKMDANNLAMVMAPNILRCTSQDPRVILENARKEMAFVRTLIESLETAWVDDLH; via the exons ATGGAATGGGTGGAAATTATAGAACCTCGTACCAAGGAGCATATGTATGCCAATCTTACAACCGGAGAATGTGTATGGGATCCTCCACCTGGTGTACCAGT GAAAAAGACAGATAACAATCAATGGTGGGAGTTGTTTGATCAAAATACTTCAaggttttattattataatgcAACTTCCCAAAAAACTGTATGGCACCGCCCAAGTGATTGTGACATCATACCTTTAGCAAAGCTTCAG ACATTGAAACAAAATACAGAGCCAGCCAGTAGTAGTGGAATAGATAGCCAAAAATCAGGCGAGCCGAGAAGGAAAGAATCCGTATCAACTCAGACGCAAACTCCTTCCATTAGTAGATTAACGCGATTTAATCATCAAGAAAATTCCAATTTATCTTCTTCGTTG CAAAGTGGTAATGTAAATAAAACGAGAACATCCAGTGTCGGTGTGGATCTTCAGACATCTCCACCATCACCATCTCCATCTTCGAGACGGCATCACCATCACCATCATCATCATAATAACAGGCATCATAGGCATCACGAAGTGCCAACAGCACGACGTCAGCACAATCATTCCCAGGATTCTGGACGTTCTAGTGATAGTTCTGTTTCTCATAGTCGAACGTCATTGGAGTCGACTGGATATCGGTTATTGGACTCACCGCACCGGCACCATCATCGACCCGGTGGCCAGGTACCGGGTCAAGCACAATCATCGCCCAGGCAACACAGCGGTACATTGGAAGCTAGAGGGCACAAGAGTGGAACGTTGGAAAGTGTAAAAAATCAGAAGTCGGTACCGTTGGGCGAACCGCCACCCTTAGGTTTGTCCCTCTCCACTAGTACTCCTATTTTTAAGAAGAAATCATTTGTTGACACGCAACGCGAAAGTAGGACAGGGAACTTAGAGTtggaaaagaataaaaatg GTAGAGAAAGCAGTAGAGGTTCGTACGGTCCTGAACCAAGTACTTCGCCATATCGTGATTCGTTGATGGAATCTAGAATATTTAGACAAGAAATGCCTCCTTACCGTCCGCCGGAAGTTCAATTGAGCCATAGTTACAAATCGCAGGGTGAGAAGTATGGCTCGTTGGTGGAAAGTAGTAATCGTTATCATAGagatagagaaagagagatgCATCATAGAGAGAGAGTAAATAGTTTGGACAAAACAAACACTTCAGCCTTTTATCCAAGTTCCATGCATCCACGTAATATGAATAAGCAAGATAATACCGGTAGTATAGGAAGAAGGCATCACGGATGCTCGGTGTCGCTTTCCGAAGCGAACGTTAGAGATATGTACGGTGCGATGTTAGCCGAAAGAAACGAACCGTCTAAAAGCCTTGTCAGAGGTGCGAGTGTCCTAAGCAATGCATCGAAGCAAAGAAGCATAGAGGTTGTGGAACGAGAAAGAGAACGTGAACGTGAACGTGAACGTGAACGAGAAAAGGAAAGGGAACGTGAACGAGAACGTGAgcgggaaagagaaagagagcgtgaacgcgaaagagaaagagagcgtGAACGAGAACGTgacagagaaaaagaataCAGAAGAAATACAGCGTGTAATAATTCCCTGGATT GCGTGTCACAACCACTGGCTCGCAGTTACAGTTTCGTTCAGCAGCAAAAGCAACAGCAGAAATTACAGCAGCTCCatcaacagcagcagcagcaatcGAGAAGAAGGGACAGGGACGACGATTCCATGCACGAGCGTTATTTAATAAGTCAAAGTCACGAGCAACCTAGACAAAGGCTTAGCAGTAATACTAGTAGTAGCAATAGCAGTAACAGTAGCAGTAATAGTGCCGTAGGAGAGGAAACGGAGGGGCTTACGGAAGGCGATGACagtaaaaagaagagaagTAATGGTAATCCGAGTCCACCTCCTTCTCCGTTTTATGGAAATCTGTTATCCGACGCGGATCACTTGCTGCCACTTCAGCATTATATTCTTCAGCAAGCAAAACTCTCAG GTTGTTACAAGTTTGGAGATCCTTTGTTAGTAGAGGAAGGCGACGATTCCTTGGACGAGGAAGGTGGAAGAGGTGAAGGAATCGGTGGTAGAGCTGACGACGATTCTGACGATCAGTTTGCGGATGATGAAGCAGCGAGTAACCAAGGTGACTCTTCTAGTCAGGAGTACCTAGAAGATCATTACGCTG ATTTAGGTAACTACGATACCGCAGGCTTGGCTACGTATTACAACACAGCGGACACGTTGACAAGGCCGCAAGTACGACCGCCGTCGCCGCCCATAATCGCATCGCAAGCGGAAATACGAGAGAGCGTGACAACGGCGAGGCAACCACCGCTTCCAGCACCTACTACTATAACTTCTGTTCCTAGTGTTGGTACCGGCGTTGATAACACCGACATAGACGAGGCGAGACGTGACGACAGCGCGGGTGGCGGTGATATAGAGAAATACGCACAGGACAATCTTAACTTGAATTGCGGAAGGCCGAAGGGGCTGAGATTGTTGTTTCGGAAAAAGTTCAGCGTCCGAGACATTCTTAGCTGGTCTAAAGATCCGATACCGCAGCCGATGCTGGTGGTAGTCGACGGTGAAAAGTTACTGAAACGGGAGGCCTGTAATTTGTTCAGATTGGTGCAAGTGTACATGGGTGATCGGAAGGCGAACGTAGAAATGACGTTGGACAGTGTGGCTATGGATATCGTGAATACCGCATTCTCGAAGCCACCGTTGCGGGACGAATTGTACGTTCAGATTTGCAGACAGACTACGGAGAATCCACGGAAGGAAAGTTTGCGCAGAGGCTGGGAATTGATGGCTGTATGCCTGGCATTCGTGCCGCCCAGCGCCACGTTCGAGCCTTACCTCGAGGGGTACATGAACAGGCATCGTGATTCGAATTTTCAATTCTCCGAGGTAGCCAAATGGCCGATTCATGTACAAGTTAGTCACTACGCAACTGTTGCCTGTCGTCGTTTACAACGAATCGGAGCGCATGGGAAGCGACAGCCCCGCAAGGCTACCATAGAGGATATCGTTCAAGCAAGA atCCAGATTTTCCGAGCGTCTATGTTCGGAGCTACGCTTTCAGAAGTGATGGCTCTTCAAAGAGACAGATTTCCTAACCGAGAGTTACCATGGATACAAACTACGTTGACCCGTCAAGTGTTGGCACGAGGTGGTATCCTGACTGAGGGTATATTTAGGGTATCCGCTGATGCGGATGAAGTTAGTATTTTAAAGTCGTACTTAGATAGGTTCGATGATGACAATTCGCCAGCTTCGCAAGATGCTCACGCACCTGCttctttattgaaattatgGGTTCGAGAGCTTTATGAACCGTTAATACCTGATTCCTTTTATACGGAGTGCGTGTCGATGAGGCACGACGATGTTGAAGCTTCTGCAGTTAACGTTGCCGCGCTTGTAGATCGACTGCCTGATTTGAATCGACGAGTTCTTTGTCATCTAATAAGATTTCTTCAg ataTTTGCTAGGCCAGAGGTGGTAGCCCGTACTAAAATGGATGCGAACAATTTAGCAATGGTTATGGCACCAAATATATTACGGTGTACTTCTCAAGATCCTCGCGTGATCTTGGAAAATGCACGAAAAGAAATGGCTTTTGTTCGTACTCTTATCGAGTCGTTAGAAACTGCTTGGGTCGATGATCTTCACTGA
- the LOC114871527 gene encoding uncharacterized protein LOC114871527 isoform X1, translating into MASDGRMEWVEIIEPRTKEHMYANLTTGECVWDPPPGVPVKKTDNNQWWELFDQNTSRFYYYNATSQKTVWHRPSDCDIIPLAKLQTLKQNTEPASSSGIDSQKSGEPRRKESVSTQTQTPSISRLTRFNHQENSNLSSSLQSGNVNKTRTSSVGVDLQTSPPSPSPSSRRHHHHHHHHNNRHHRHHEVPTARRQHNHSQDSGRSSDSSVSHSRTSLESTGYRLLDSPHRHHHRPGGQVPGQAQSSPRQHSGTLEARGHKSGTLESVKNQKSVPLGEPPPLGLSLSTSTPIFKKKSFVDTQRESRTGNLELEKNKNGRESSRGSYGPEPSTSPYRDSLMESRIFRQEMPPYRPPEVQLSHSYKSQGEKYGSLVESSNRYHRDREREMHHRERVNSLDKTNTSAFYPSSMHPRNMNKQDNTGSIGRRHHGCSVSLSEANVRDMYGAMLAERNEPSKSLVRGASVLSNASKQRSIEVVEREREREREREREREKERERERERERERERERERERERERERERDREKEYRRNTACNNSLDCVSQPLARSYSFVQQQKQQQKLQQLHQQQQQQSRRRDRDDDSMHERYLISQSHEQPRQRLSSNTSSSNSSNSSSNSAVGEETEGLTEGDDSKKKRSNGNPSPPPSPFYGNLLSDADHLLPLQHYILQQAKLSGCYKFGDPLLVEEGDDSLDEEGGRGEGIGGRADDDSDDQFADDEAASNQGDSSSQEYLEDHYADLGNYDTAGLATYYNTADTLTRPQVRPPSPPIIASQAEIRESVTTARQPPLPAPTTITSVPSVGTGVDNTDIDEARRDDSAGGGDIEKYAQDNLNLNCGRPKGLRLLFRKKFSVRDILSWSKDPIPQPMLVVVDGEKLLKREACNLFRLVQVYMGDRKANVEMTLDSVAMDIVNTAFSKPPLRDELYVQICRQTTENPRKESLRRGWELMAVCLAFVPPSATFEPYLEGYMNRHRDSNFQFSEVAKWPIHVQVSHYATVACRRLQRIGAHGKRQPRKATIEDIVQARIQIFRASMFGATLSEVMALQRDRFPNRELPWIQTTLTRQVLARGGILTEGIFRVSADADEVSILKSYLDRFDDDNSPASQDAHAPASLLKLWVRELYEPLIPDSFYTECVSMRHDDVEASAVNVAALVDRLPDLNRRVLCHLIRFLQIFARPEVVARTKMDANNLAMVMAPNILRCTSQDPRVILENARKEMAFVRTLIESLETAWVDDLH; encoded by the exons ATGGCATCCGATGG TAGGATGGAATGGGTGGAAATTATAGAACCTCGTACCAAGGAGCATATGTATGCCAATCTTACAACCGGAGAATGTGTATGGGATCCTCCACCTGGTGTACCAGT GAAAAAGACAGATAACAATCAATGGTGGGAGTTGTTTGATCAAAATACTTCAaggttttattattataatgcAACTTCCCAAAAAACTGTATGGCACCGCCCAAGTGATTGTGACATCATACCTTTAGCAAAGCTTCAG ACATTGAAACAAAATACAGAGCCAGCCAGTAGTAGTGGAATAGATAGCCAAAAATCAGGCGAGCCGAGAAGGAAAGAATCCGTATCAACTCAGACGCAAACTCCTTCCATTAGTAGATTAACGCGATTTAATCATCAAGAAAATTCCAATTTATCTTCTTCGTTG CAAAGTGGTAATGTAAATAAAACGAGAACATCCAGTGTCGGTGTGGATCTTCAGACATCTCCACCATCACCATCTCCATCTTCGAGACGGCATCACCATCACCATCATCATCATAATAACAGGCATCATAGGCATCACGAAGTGCCAACAGCACGACGTCAGCACAATCATTCCCAGGATTCTGGACGTTCTAGTGATAGTTCTGTTTCTCATAGTCGAACGTCATTGGAGTCGACTGGATATCGGTTATTGGACTCACCGCACCGGCACCATCATCGACCCGGTGGCCAGGTACCGGGTCAAGCACAATCATCGCCCAGGCAACACAGCGGTACATTGGAAGCTAGAGGGCACAAGAGTGGAACGTTGGAAAGTGTAAAAAATCAGAAGTCGGTACCGTTGGGCGAACCGCCACCCTTAGGTTTGTCCCTCTCCACTAGTACTCCTATTTTTAAGAAGAAATCATTTGTTGACACGCAACGCGAAAGTAGGACAGGGAACTTAGAGTtggaaaagaataaaaatg GTAGAGAAAGCAGTAGAGGTTCGTACGGTCCTGAACCAAGTACTTCGCCATATCGTGATTCGTTGATGGAATCTAGAATATTTAGACAAGAAATGCCTCCTTACCGTCCGCCGGAAGTTCAATTGAGCCATAGTTACAAATCGCAGGGTGAGAAGTATGGCTCGTTGGTGGAAAGTAGTAATCGTTATCATAGagatagagaaagagagatgCATCATAGAGAGAGAGTAAATAGTTTGGACAAAACAAACACTTCAGCCTTTTATCCAAGTTCCATGCATCCACGTAATATGAATAAGCAAGATAATACCGGTAGTATAGGAAGAAGGCATCACGGATGCTCGGTGTCGCTTTCCGAAGCGAACGTTAGAGATATGTACGGTGCGATGTTAGCCGAAAGAAACGAACCGTCTAAAAGCCTTGTCAGAGGTGCGAGTGTCCTAAGCAATGCATCGAAGCAAAGAAGCATAGAGGTTGTGGAACGAGAAAGAGAACGTGAACGTGAACGTGAACGTGAACGAGAAAAGGAAAGGGAACGTGAACGAGAACGTGAgcgggaaagagaaagagagcgtgaacgcgaaagagaaagagagcgtGAACGAGAACGTgacagagaaaaagaataCAGAAGAAATACAGCGTGTAATAATTCCCTGGATT GCGTGTCACAACCACTGGCTCGCAGTTACAGTTTCGTTCAGCAGCAAAAGCAACAGCAGAAATTACAGCAGCTCCatcaacagcagcagcagcaatcGAGAAGAAGGGACAGGGACGACGATTCCATGCACGAGCGTTATTTAATAAGTCAAAGTCACGAGCAACCTAGACAAAGGCTTAGCAGTAATACTAGTAGTAGCAATAGCAGTAACAGTAGCAGTAATAGTGCCGTAGGAGAGGAAACGGAGGGGCTTACGGAAGGCGATGACagtaaaaagaagagaagTAATGGTAATCCGAGTCCACCTCCTTCTCCGTTTTATGGAAATCTGTTATCCGACGCGGATCACTTGCTGCCACTTCAGCATTATATTCTTCAGCAAGCAAAACTCTCAG GTTGTTACAAGTTTGGAGATCCTTTGTTAGTAGAGGAAGGCGACGATTCCTTGGACGAGGAAGGTGGAAGAGGTGAAGGAATCGGTGGTAGAGCTGACGACGATTCTGACGATCAGTTTGCGGATGATGAAGCAGCGAGTAACCAAGGTGACTCTTCTAGTCAGGAGTACCTAGAAGATCATTACGCTG ATTTAGGTAACTACGATACCGCAGGCTTGGCTACGTATTACAACACAGCGGACACGTTGACAAGGCCGCAAGTACGACCGCCGTCGCCGCCCATAATCGCATCGCAAGCGGAAATACGAGAGAGCGTGACAACGGCGAGGCAACCACCGCTTCCAGCACCTACTACTATAACTTCTGTTCCTAGTGTTGGTACCGGCGTTGATAACACCGACATAGACGAGGCGAGACGTGACGACAGCGCGGGTGGCGGTGATATAGAGAAATACGCACAGGACAATCTTAACTTGAATTGCGGAAGGCCGAAGGGGCTGAGATTGTTGTTTCGGAAAAAGTTCAGCGTCCGAGACATTCTTAGCTGGTCTAAAGATCCGATACCGCAGCCGATGCTGGTGGTAGTCGACGGTGAAAAGTTACTGAAACGGGAGGCCTGTAATTTGTTCAGATTGGTGCAAGTGTACATGGGTGATCGGAAGGCGAACGTAGAAATGACGTTGGACAGTGTGGCTATGGATATCGTGAATACCGCATTCTCGAAGCCACCGTTGCGGGACGAATTGTACGTTCAGATTTGCAGACAGACTACGGAGAATCCACGGAAGGAAAGTTTGCGCAGAGGCTGGGAATTGATGGCTGTATGCCTGGCATTCGTGCCGCCCAGCGCCACGTTCGAGCCTTACCTCGAGGGGTACATGAACAGGCATCGTGATTCGAATTTTCAATTCTCCGAGGTAGCCAAATGGCCGATTCATGTACAAGTTAGTCACTACGCAACTGTTGCCTGTCGTCGTTTACAACGAATCGGAGCGCATGGGAAGCGACAGCCCCGCAAGGCTACCATAGAGGATATCGTTCAAGCAAGA atCCAGATTTTCCGAGCGTCTATGTTCGGAGCTACGCTTTCAGAAGTGATGGCTCTTCAAAGAGACAGATTTCCTAACCGAGAGTTACCATGGATACAAACTACGTTGACCCGTCAAGTGTTGGCACGAGGTGGTATCCTGACTGAGGGTATATTTAGGGTATCCGCTGATGCGGATGAAGTTAGTATTTTAAAGTCGTACTTAGATAGGTTCGATGATGACAATTCGCCAGCTTCGCAAGATGCTCACGCACCTGCttctttattgaaattatgGGTTCGAGAGCTTTATGAACCGTTAATACCTGATTCCTTTTATACGGAGTGCGTGTCGATGAGGCACGACGATGTTGAAGCTTCTGCAGTTAACGTTGCCGCGCTTGTAGATCGACTGCCTGATTTGAATCGACGAGTTCTTTGTCATCTAATAAGATTTCTTCAg ataTTTGCTAGGCCAGAGGTGGTAGCCCGTACTAAAATGGATGCGAACAATTTAGCAATGGTTATGGCACCAAATATATTACGGTGTACTTCTCAAGATCCTCGCGTGATCTTGGAAAATGCACGAAAAGAAATGGCTTTTGTTCGTACTCTTATCGAGTCGTTAGAAACTGCTTGGGTCGATGATCTTCACTGA
- the LOC114871527 gene encoding rho GTPase-activating protein 39 isoform X3, giving the protein MASDGRMEWVEIIEPRTKEHMYANLTTGECVWDPPPGVPVKKTDNNQWWELFDQNTSRFYYYNATSQKTVWHRPSDCDIIPLAKLQTLKQNTEPASSSGIDSQKSGEPRRKESVSTQTQTPSISRLTRFNHQENSNLSSSLQSGNVNKTRTSSVGVDLQTSPPSPSPSSRRHHHHHHHHNNRHHRHHEVPTARRQHNHSQDSGRSSDSSVSHSRTSLESTGYRLLDSPHRHHHRPGGQVPGQAQSSPRQHSGTLEARGHKSGTLESVKNQKSVPLGEPPPLGRESSRGSYGPEPSTSPYRDSLMESRIFRQEMPPYRPPEVQLSHSYKSQGEKYGSLVESSNRYHRDREREMHHRERVNSLDKTNTSAFYPSSMHPRNMNKQDNTGSIGRRHHGCSVSLSEANVRDMYGAMLAERNEPSKSLVRGASVLSNASKQRSIEVVEREREREREREREREKERERERERERERERERERERERERERERDREKEYRRNTACNNSLDCVSQPLARSYSFVQQQKQQQKLQQLHQQQQQQSRRRDRDDDSMHERYLISQSHEQPRQRLSSNTSSSNSSNSSSNSAVGEETEGLTEGDDSKKKRSNGNPSPPPSPFYGNLLSDADHLLPLQHYILQQAKLSGCYKFGDPLLVEEGDDSLDEEGGRGEGIGGRADDDSDDQFADDEAASNQGDSSSQEYLEDHYADLGNYDTAGLATYYNTADTLTRPQVRPPSPPIIASQAEIRESVTTARQPPLPAPTTITSVPSVGTGVDNTDIDEARRDDSAGGGDIEKYAQDNLNLNCGRPKGLRLLFRKKFSVRDILSWSKDPIPQPMLVVVDGEKLLKREACNLFRLVQVYMGDRKANVEMTLDSVAMDIVNTAFSKPPLRDELYVQICRQTTENPRKESLRRGWELMAVCLAFVPPSATFEPYLEGYMNRHRDSNFQFSEVAKWPIHVQVSHYATVACRRLQRIGAHGKRQPRKATIEDIVQARIQIFRASMFGATLSEVMALQRDRFPNRELPWIQTTLTRQVLARGGILTEGIFRVSADADEVSILKSYLDRFDDDNSPASQDAHAPASLLKLWVRELYEPLIPDSFYTECVSMRHDDVEASAVNVAALVDRLPDLNRRVLCHLIRFLQIFARPEVVARTKMDANNLAMVMAPNILRCTSQDPRVILENARKEMAFVRTLIESLETAWVDDLH; this is encoded by the exons ATGGCATCCGATGG TAGGATGGAATGGGTGGAAATTATAGAACCTCGTACCAAGGAGCATATGTATGCCAATCTTACAACCGGAGAATGTGTATGGGATCCTCCACCTGGTGTACCAGT GAAAAAGACAGATAACAATCAATGGTGGGAGTTGTTTGATCAAAATACTTCAaggttttattattataatgcAACTTCCCAAAAAACTGTATGGCACCGCCCAAGTGATTGTGACATCATACCTTTAGCAAAGCTTCAG ACATTGAAACAAAATACAGAGCCAGCCAGTAGTAGTGGAATAGATAGCCAAAAATCAGGCGAGCCGAGAAGGAAAGAATCCGTATCAACTCAGACGCAAACTCCTTCCATTAGTAGATTAACGCGATTTAATCATCAAGAAAATTCCAATTTATCTTCTTCGTTG CAAAGTGGTAATGTAAATAAAACGAGAACATCCAGTGTCGGTGTGGATCTTCAGACATCTCCACCATCACCATCTCCATCTTCGAGACGGCATCACCATCACCATCATCATCATAATAACAGGCATCATAGGCATCACGAAGTGCCAACAGCACGACGTCAGCACAATCATTCCCAGGATTCTGGACGTTCTAGTGATAGTTCTGTTTCTCATAGTCGAACGTCATTGGAGTCGACTGGATATCGGTTATTGGACTCACCGCACCGGCACCATCATCGACCCGGTGGCCAGGTACCGGGTCAAGCACAATCATCGCCCAGGCAACACAGCGGTACATTGGAAGCTAGAGGGCACAAGAGTGGAACGTTGGAAAGTGTAAAAAATCAGAAGTCGGTACCGTTGGGCGAACCGCCACCCTTAG GTAGAGAAAGCAGTAGAGGTTCGTACGGTCCTGAACCAAGTACTTCGCCATATCGTGATTCGTTGATGGAATCTAGAATATTTAGACAAGAAATGCCTCCTTACCGTCCGCCGGAAGTTCAATTGAGCCATAGTTACAAATCGCAGGGTGAGAAGTATGGCTCGTTGGTGGAAAGTAGTAATCGTTATCATAGagatagagaaagagagatgCATCATAGAGAGAGAGTAAATAGTTTGGACAAAACAAACACTTCAGCCTTTTATCCAAGTTCCATGCATCCACGTAATATGAATAAGCAAGATAATACCGGTAGTATAGGAAGAAGGCATCACGGATGCTCGGTGTCGCTTTCCGAAGCGAACGTTAGAGATATGTACGGTGCGATGTTAGCCGAAAGAAACGAACCGTCTAAAAGCCTTGTCAGAGGTGCGAGTGTCCTAAGCAATGCATCGAAGCAAAGAAGCATAGAGGTTGTGGAACGAGAAAGAGAACGTGAACGTGAACGTGAACGTGAACGAGAAAAGGAAAGGGAACGTGAACGAGAACGTGAgcgggaaagagaaagagagcgtgaacgcgaaagagaaagagagcgtGAACGAGAACGTgacagagaaaaagaataCAGAAGAAATACAGCGTGTAATAATTCCCTGGATT GCGTGTCACAACCACTGGCTCGCAGTTACAGTTTCGTTCAGCAGCAAAAGCAACAGCAGAAATTACAGCAGCTCCatcaacagcagcagcagcaatcGAGAAGAAGGGACAGGGACGACGATTCCATGCACGAGCGTTATTTAATAAGTCAAAGTCACGAGCAACCTAGACAAAGGCTTAGCAGTAATACTAGTAGTAGCAATAGCAGTAACAGTAGCAGTAATAGTGCCGTAGGAGAGGAAACGGAGGGGCTTACGGAAGGCGATGACagtaaaaagaagagaagTAATGGTAATCCGAGTCCACCTCCTTCTCCGTTTTATGGAAATCTGTTATCCGACGCGGATCACTTGCTGCCACTTCAGCATTATATTCTTCAGCAAGCAAAACTCTCAG GTTGTTACAAGTTTGGAGATCCTTTGTTAGTAGAGGAAGGCGACGATTCCTTGGACGAGGAAGGTGGAAGAGGTGAAGGAATCGGTGGTAGAGCTGACGACGATTCTGACGATCAGTTTGCGGATGATGAAGCAGCGAGTAACCAAGGTGACTCTTCTAGTCAGGAGTACCTAGAAGATCATTACGCTG ATTTAGGTAACTACGATACCGCAGGCTTGGCTACGTATTACAACACAGCGGACACGTTGACAAGGCCGCAAGTACGACCGCCGTCGCCGCCCATAATCGCATCGCAAGCGGAAATACGAGAGAGCGTGACAACGGCGAGGCAACCACCGCTTCCAGCACCTACTACTATAACTTCTGTTCCTAGTGTTGGTACCGGCGTTGATAACACCGACATAGACGAGGCGAGACGTGACGACAGCGCGGGTGGCGGTGATATAGAGAAATACGCACAGGACAATCTTAACTTGAATTGCGGAAGGCCGAAGGGGCTGAGATTGTTGTTTCGGAAAAAGTTCAGCGTCCGAGACATTCTTAGCTGGTCTAAAGATCCGATACCGCAGCCGATGCTGGTGGTAGTCGACGGTGAAAAGTTACTGAAACGGGAGGCCTGTAATTTGTTCAGATTGGTGCAAGTGTACATGGGTGATCGGAAGGCGAACGTAGAAATGACGTTGGACAGTGTGGCTATGGATATCGTGAATACCGCATTCTCGAAGCCACCGTTGCGGGACGAATTGTACGTTCAGATTTGCAGACAGACTACGGAGAATCCACGGAAGGAAAGTTTGCGCAGAGGCTGGGAATTGATGGCTGTATGCCTGGCATTCGTGCCGCCCAGCGCCACGTTCGAGCCTTACCTCGAGGGGTACATGAACAGGCATCGTGATTCGAATTTTCAATTCTCCGAGGTAGCCAAATGGCCGATTCATGTACAAGTTAGTCACTACGCAACTGTTGCCTGTCGTCGTTTACAACGAATCGGAGCGCATGGGAAGCGACAGCCCCGCAAGGCTACCATAGAGGATATCGTTCAAGCAAGA atCCAGATTTTCCGAGCGTCTATGTTCGGAGCTACGCTTTCAGAAGTGATGGCTCTTCAAAGAGACAGATTTCCTAACCGAGAGTTACCATGGATACAAACTACGTTGACCCGTCAAGTGTTGGCACGAGGTGGTATCCTGACTGAGGGTATATTTAGGGTATCCGCTGATGCGGATGAAGTTAGTATTTTAAAGTCGTACTTAGATAGGTTCGATGATGACAATTCGCCAGCTTCGCAAGATGCTCACGCACCTGCttctttattgaaattatgGGTTCGAGAGCTTTATGAACCGTTAATACCTGATTCCTTTTATACGGAGTGCGTGTCGATGAGGCACGACGATGTTGAAGCTTCTGCAGTTAACGTTGCCGCGCTTGTAGATCGACTGCCTGATTTGAATCGACGAGTTCTTTGTCATCTAATAAGATTTCTTCAg ataTTTGCTAGGCCAGAGGTGGTAGCCCGTACTAAAATGGATGCGAACAATTTAGCAATGGTTATGGCACCAAATATATTACGGTGTACTTCTCAAGATCCTCGCGTGATCTTGGAAAATGCACGAAAAGAAATGGCTTTTGTTCGTACTCTTATCGAGTCGTTAGAAACTGCTTGGGTCGATGATCTTCACTGA